The proteins below come from a single Panicum hallii strain FIL2 chromosome 7, PHallii_v3.1, whole genome shotgun sequence genomic window:
- the LOC112899841 gene encoding uncharacterized protein LOC112899841, with translation MGTASTGPDTMEATRAPGLSITVEKNPPEARLLQLGVKSWPKWGCPPGRFPLKFDAALTCYLVKGRVRAAVKGSCECVEFGAGDLVVFPKGLSCTWDVVVGVDKHYNFAPS, from the exons ATGGGGACGGCCTCGACAGGCCCGGACACCATGGAGGCAACAAGGGCCCCCGGCCTCTCCATCACCGTCGAGAAGAACCCGCCGGAGGCGCGCTTGCTTCAGCTCGGCGTCAAGTCCTGGCCCAa ATGGGGCTGTCCGCCGGGGAGGTTCCCGCTCAAGTTCGACGCGGCGCTGACGTGCTACCTCGTGAAGGGCAGGGTGAGGGCCGCCGTGAAGGGCTCCTGCGAGTGCGTCGAGTTCGGCGCCGGCGACCTCGTCGTCTTCCCCAAGGGCCTCAGCTGCACCTGGGACGTCGTCGTCGGCGTCGACAAGCACTACAACTTCGCCCCCTCCTGA